The genomic stretch ATTGGGCCCCGACGGCGCCATCATGATCAAGGCCGTGGCCGGCGGTGGCGGCCGGGGCATGCGCCAGGTCCGGGAGGCCGGCGAGCTCGAGGCGGCCTACCGGCGCTGCCGTTCGGAAGCCGCCAAGGCCTTCGGCAACGACGCCGTCTACGTCGAACGGTTCCTGGCCCGGGCGCGCCACGTCGAAGTCCAGGTGGTGGGCGACGGCAAAGCCATAAGCCAGCTCGGCGAGCGCGAATGCTCGATCCAGCGCCGCCACCAGAAGCTGGCCGAGGTGGCACCAGCCCCCAACCTGGAGGCCGCCCGCCGGGCGGAGATCGCCGCCGCCGCGGTGGCGCTGGCGGAATCCGTGGATTTCCTCAACCTGGGCACCTTCGAGTTCCTGCTGAGCGACGACCGCTTCGCCTTCATCGAGGCCAACCCCCGCCTGCAGGTCGAGCACACGGTAACGGAAGCCGTCACCGGCCTCGACCTGGTCAAGCTGCAGTTCCAAATCGCCGCCGGGCGGAGCCTGGCCGAGCTCGGCCTCGAACAGGCCCAAGTGCCGGAACCAAAGGGCTTTGCCATCGAGCTGCGCATCAACGCCGAACAGCTCGCCCCCGACGGCACGCCGCGCCCCGCCAGCGGTACCTTGACGGCTTTCGAGCCGCCGTCCGGCCCCGGTCTTCGTACCGATACCGCCGGCCACCTCGGGCACAGCATCAATGCCAACTTCGATTCCCTGCTGGCCAAGCTGATTGCCCATTCGCCCTCGCCCCACTTCGCCGACGTGGTGGCCAAGGCCTATCGCGGGCTCTGCGAGTTCCGCATCGAGGGCGTGGCCAACAATCTGGGTTTTCTGCAAAACCTGCTCCGCCACCCGGAATTCCAGGCCGCCGGCGGCCACACCGGCTTCGTCGAGGAACACCTGGAGGCGCTGGTCGATCGCTCGGCCGAGCACCAGCGGCTTTATTTCAAGCCTGCCGCGCCGGCGCCGCTGGCCGGCGCTCGCATCGACCAGAACGACCCCCTGGCGGTGCTCGACCACGGCAAGAGCCAGGGACCGGCGGCTCCGGGCCAGGTTCCGGCGGCGGCACCGGTACCGGCACCGGCGGTTTCGGGTCCCGAAAACACCGTCCCCGTCATTGCTCCCATGCAGGGCACCATCGTCAGCCTCGAGGTCGACGAGAACGGCCCGGTGCAGGCCGGCCAGGCGCTGCTGGTGATGGAATCCATGAAGATGGAGCACGTCATCGAGGCCGAGATGAGCGGCCAGGTGCGGCAGTTCGCGGTGGCGGCGGGCGATACCGTTTACGAGGGCCATCCCCTGGCCTTCATCGAGCCTGGCGAGGTCGAGGCGGCGGCGCTGGCAGAGTCGGCCGAGATCGACCTCGAAACCATCCGCCCCGATCTGGCCGAGGTACTGGAGCGCCACGAGGTAACGCTGGACCCGGCCCGCCCGGCTTCGGTGGAACGGCGCCGCAAGACCGGCCAGCGCACGGCCCGGGAGAACGTCGAAGACCTTTGCGACGAGGGCAGCTTCATGGAATACGGCGCGCTGGTCATCGCCGCCCAGCGCCAGCGCCGTTCGGTCGACGATCTGATCGCCAACACCCCGGCCGATGGTTTGATTACCGGCTTGGGCCAAGTCAACGGCCAGCATTTCGGCGATGCCGAGGCGCGCTGCGTGGTGATGTCCTATGACTACACCGTGCTGGCCGGCACCCAGGGCTTCAAGAACCATTACAAGAAGGACCGCATGTTCGAGCTGGCGGCGGATCTCGGCCTGCCGCTGGTCTTCTTCACCGAGGGCGGCGGTGGCCGGCCCGGCGACACCGACTGGCCCAGCCCGGCCGGCCTCGATTGCCTGGCCTTCAACCTCTTCGGCAAGCTCTCGGGCCAGGTGCCGCTGGTGGGCATCAACTCGGGCCGCTGCTTCGCCGGCAACGCGGCGCTGTTGGGTTGTTGCGACGTCGTTATTGCGACGCAAAACTCCTCCATCGGCATGGGTGGCCCGGCCATGATCGAGGGCGGCGGGCTGGGCGTCTTCCGGCCCGAGGAAGTGGGGCCCATGGACGTCCAGGTGGCCAATGGCGTGGTCGACATCCCGGTCGCCGACGAGGCCGAGGCGGTGGCGACGGCGAAGCAGTATCTTTCGTATTTCCAAGGCGCGTTGGCCGACTGGGAGTGCGCCGACCAGCGTCGGCTGCGCCACGTCATCCCCGAGAACCGCCTGCGCATCTACGACGTGCGCCAGGTCATCGAGCTCTTGGCCGATACCGGATCCGTGCTCAAGCTCAGGCGCCACTTCGGCCACGGCATGGTGACGGCGTTGATCCGTATCGAGGGCCGGCCCCTGGGCCTGATCGCCAACAACCCGACGCACCTGGCCGGTGCCATCGACAGCGACGGGGCCGACAAGGCGGCCCGCTTCATGCAGCTTTGCGACGCCTTCGACATCCCGCTGCTGACGCTTTGCGACACGCCCGGCATGATGGTCGGGCCCGAGGTCGAGAAGACGGCCCTGGTGCGGCACTGCTGCCGGCTTTTCGTCACCGGCGCCAATCTCAGCGTGCCCTTGTTCACCATGGTGTTGCGCAAGGGCTACGGCCTGGGCGCCCAGGCCATGGCCGGCGGCAGCTTCCGGGCACCGGCCTTCACCGTGGCCTGGCCCACCGGCGAGTTCGGCGGCATGGGCCTCGAGGGCGCGGTCAAGCTGGGCTTTCGCAAGGAGTTGGCGGCCATCGAAAACGCAGCCGAGCGCCAGGCGCTATTCGAGAAAATGGTGGCCCAGGCCTACCAGGACGGCAAGGCGCTCAACTTCGCCTCGCACTTCGAGATCGACGACGTCATCGACCCGATGGAATCGCGGCGCTGGATCGTCAACGGCCTGAAATCGGCACCACCAGCGGAAAGCGCCCGTGGCACCAAAAAGCGGCCGGCCATCGATACCTGGTAAGCAATCCCGACTTGACCATCGGGCCTTCCCTCCTAGATTCTGTCTCTGAGCCACGGCGGCCAGGCGATGGCTTGTCGGTTTCTCGATCGATCGGTCTACCTGGGCAGGGCTGTTGTCAGATTGACGTTGATCGGCTAAACGCTGGTGCCTTATCCGAGACCGTCCCGTTGATGTTCTTGATAGTCAAGCTTTTCGGGCCGGCGATACCAGCCCACCAGGTCGACGGAGCCTTGGAGCGGCGTCATGGCTGAGGACAAGGACGACGTCATCCGCAAGATGGCGGCCTTGAGGGAGGGGTTCAAGGCCGGGTTGGATGATCGCCTGCGGGATCTGGAGGCGGCCCTGGACGGGCTGACGCCGGACGGCAATGCCGATCAAACCGCCCGCACCCTGGAAACCCTGCACGGACTTTGCCACAAACTGCGAGGGGCCGCCGGTACCTTCGGTTTCGCGGCACTGTCGGAGATCGCCGGGCAACTGGACGACCTGACGAAGGCATTGCTCGACCAAGGCCGGTCGCTCGATGACGGTGAGCGGGAAGCGCTGTGGCGATTGCTCTCCTCTCTCAAGGCGGCAAGCGTCGGTCAGGAAGGCCTCTCGATCAGCGATGCGGCGGCCTGGGAAAGCCTTGTCACGGCACGTGAGGCCGACGGCGAG from Alphaproteobacteria bacterium encodes the following:
- a CDS encoding carboxyl transferase domain-containing protein; translation: MSLKSVLVANRGEIAIRVMRAAAELGLGTVAVYSEDDVQALHTCKADEARALGGHGAAAYLDGEQIIAIAREANCDAVHPGYGFLSENAGFAERCAAAGLAFVGPRPETLALFGDKARARALAESRGVPLLDGISGPTSLDEAGEFLAALGPDGAIMIKAVAGGGGRGMRQVREAGELEAAYRRCRSEAAKAFGNDAVYVERFLARARHVEVQVVGDGKAISQLGERECSIQRRHQKLAEVAPAPNLEAARRAEIAAAAVALAESVDFLNLGTFEFLLSDDRFAFIEANPRLQVEHTVTEAVTGLDLVKLQFQIAAGRSLAELGLEQAQVPEPKGFAIELRINAEQLAPDGTPRPASGTLTAFEPPSGPGLRTDTAGHLGHSINANFDSLLAKLIAHSPSPHFADVVAKAYRGLCEFRIEGVANNLGFLQNLLRHPEFQAAGGHTGFVEEHLEALVDRSAEHQRLYFKPAAPAPLAGARIDQNDPLAVLDHGKSQGPAAPGQVPAAAPVPAPAVSGPENTVPVIAPMQGTIVSLEVDENGPVQAGQALLVMESMKMEHVIEAEMSGQVRQFAVAAGDTVYEGHPLAFIEPGEVEAAALAESAEIDLETIRPDLAEVLERHEVTLDPARPASVERRRKTGQRTARENVEDLCDEGSFMEYGALVIAAQRQRRSVDDLIANTPADGLITGLGQVNGQHFGDAEARCVVMSYDYTVLAGTQGFKNHYKKDRMFELAADLGLPLVFFTEGGGGRPGDTDWPSPAGLDCLAFNLFGKLSGQVPLVGINSGRCFAGNAALLGCCDVVIATQNSSIGMGGPAMIEGGGLGVFRPEEVGPMDVQVANGVVDIPVADEAEAVATAKQYLSYFQGALADWECADQRRLRHVIPENRLRIYDVRQVIELLADTGSVLKLRRHFGHGMVTALIRIEGRPLGLIANNPTHLAGAIDSDGADKAARFMQLCDAFDIPLLTLCDTPGMMVGPEVEKTALVRHCCRLFVTGANLSVPLFTMVLRKGYGLGAQAMAGGSFRAPAFTVAWPTGEFGGMGLEGAVKLGFRKELAAIENAAERQALFEKMVAQAYQDGKALNFASHFEIDDVIDPMESRRWIVNGLKSAPPAESARGTKKRPAIDTW
- a CDS encoding Hpt domain-containing protein encodes the protein MAEDKDDVIRKMAALREGFKAGLDDRLRDLEAALDGLTPDGNADQTARTLETLHGLCHKLRGAAGTFGFAALSEIAGQLDDLTKALLDQGRSLDDGEREALWRLLSSLKAASVGQEGLSISDAAAWESLVTAREADGEVSMTVILVDDDEAFLELVRNQLSHFGFDVLALADHAELRNAVAATPPAA